The genomic stretch GGCAATCCAACGATTCGCCAACATCCAATTGCTGCTCGGACTACGTGGGGAATTGCAGTGATGAGCTCGAGAGGACTAGCTCGTTCGAGGCATGGCTCTCTCCAGGTGCTCGCTTCAGTACTCACGAGTATGAAACTGCTGATGGCACCGTGCACCACGCGAAGCAGGATTCAGAAGCTGCAGAAACATCCTGCAACAAGGGTGTGAGCATTGAGGATACCAACGCTGATACACCGCCACTTGTACCTATTCCTCCGATGCAGTGGCTATCAGTCAAGGTTCATACAGGACCCATTACTTATAGAAATTCATTCGGAAGAAATCGTGTGAACCGTGCAGGAGGCAAAATTCTCAAGACTACAGAGTTGTCTGAGCCTGCAATACATTCATACGAGGCTTGGTCAGAAGCTGAAGGCACAAACCAGCAGCAAGTTTTTAATCACAAGGGACCGGAGATTTCATCTTGTCGCGGCACTACGGTGTCAGATTCAGAAGCAAACAAACCATCCCAGGCCGACTCAGCTTCAGGTCAAGGTGATGAAGATAGTCTGCATCATGAGAATGTGTTGTTTTCAGCGGTGGAACAGCTAGCGGGAATGTCACCTCCCTGGGTACCAAGGCCCAAGCATCCCCTACCTGAGGTTGCATCTCAGGACAGAATCACGGTAcacgtttttttttcctttccctgTATTATTCTTGCATCTGCCACTGTAGAACATGAACCTCATAAGAAAGATGCGTGGTGTTTGCAGCTAAGAAACGGTCCAAGTCCGATCCATCGTTCGAGAAGTATTCTGGACAGCAGGACTGCAATGCTACATCAAATAAAGGACAAGGACAAGTGAATGAACATCTTGATAAAGTTGTGATTCGATTCTATGGGTCTCAAGTCTTGCAGTTCATTTCCTCGAATTGTTTCAGAACTAGTATCCATACTGTTGTAGCTTGTTGATTCTAGAGGCACTTTGCAATTTTAAACTGGTGATGACTTTGGATTCGCGCTTGGTGCCAAAGTGAAATTGAAGCATATCCAAGGTGTTTGGATCACCACTAGTTGTTGTTTTCGTCTGCAATCAGGCACGTTACGTGGAACAAATTGAAAGCTGCATGCTGCTGACACGCATATTTTACTTGGCAAAGGGAATATTACTTGAAATAATTAAATCAAAGGATAATAAATGTTTTCCAACCACATAAGTGAGTGCGACAAGTACTAGGACAACCAAATCAACATATCTCCCATGATGAAGAGAAAGTGCTACTACAATACGATACCTTGTCCTGACAATCAAGGGACTAATTCATTACATATAGAGACCGTCCGGGACGCCTTCCTTCTTCTTGTACATCACCTTCTCCTTCGCCTTCTTGAAATCTGCATGAGTCACCTAGGGTACCAGAAAACAGGAACATCAGCAATGTCAAATCAAACCATGCAATGGCTATATGTTCAAATGCCCAGACCAACATTGCATAAAGCACACACCAGAATTTAACGACCATGTGGATGAACATGACACTACTAACAGATAACTACTTTCTGAAATTCTCCCAGTTTACAAATTTACACTAAACAAAGTCACAAACTAATATGTTGGTCCAGAAACAAATTTACACCAAGTGGTTAACGGTGAGAGGACTATGTTCTGGAAGATATTTGGTTAGGATCTTCCCCATTGTGTTTGAAATACTTAAAACTTTTAAAGATCCGTTCCAAGCCTGCTTCTGATTCTAGTCGAGGGTGCATATCTATTCAATTTTGAAGGACACTGCATCTTTCTATCATATGAAAAAGCTACCAGTAAGGAGACAGCAGAGATTAAGTTGAATGCACCCAAGTAGACACTACACCTTTCTATTATACGAAATAGCTACCAGTAAGGAAACAGCAGAGACTAAGTTGTATGCACCCAAGTAGCATTTCAATTTATGAAATAGCTAAAGAGCACTGAATACTTGTATCCATAAAAAATGTTAAAGCTAATTGAATTAGGGATAAATGCTGACTCGTACCTTCATTCTCCGTTCTCTCAATGCGAGCAACCCAGCTTCTGTGCAGATAGCCTTGATATCAGCACCTGAGAACTCGTCCTTCGTCATCACGAATTCTTCCAAGTTCACATCATCAGCTAGCGTCATCTTTGATGTGTGTATCTGCGCAATTCACAACCTCGCTAAGAATCCAACGAATTCTCATTTCAATAAATTAAAGTTTATCATTTACAGATGGCACAGTACCTGGAAGATGCGCCGTCTAGTTTTGATATCTGGAAGAGGAAACTCAATCTTTCGGTCGATACGACCAGGCCGAAGCAAAGCTGGATCAAGACTTTCAATGCGGTTCGTTGCTAGAATAACTTTAACATCTCCACGTGAGTCAAAACCATCTAGCTGGTTCAGCAGCTCCAGCATAGTTCTTTGAATCTCCCGCTCTCCTCCTGAGTGAGCATCATACCTCTTTGTTCCAACTGCATCAATCTCGTCAATAAAGACTATTGAGGGAGAAAGCTCATCCGCCACCCTAAATAGTTCTCTTACTAGCTTGGGACCATCACCAAGGTATTTTTGAATAAGTTCACTTCCAACGACACGCAAGAAAGTTGCAGACGTTGAGTTAGCGACAGCCTGCAGAGGCAGTTTCAATTAATCACCACCCACGCTATTTGAAAAGTTAGAAAGTAGGAAAGGAAGGCATAGTTTGGATAAGCATGGATATCATGGAGGATCAAAGCCTGCAATTGCAATACTATGAAATAATACTGACAGCTACTATGCTTGCAAGCCAGAACACTGACCTTGGCAAGCAGAGTTTTTCCTGTTCCAGGTTCTCCGTATAATATGACTCCCTTGGGAGGCCTGATTCCAATGTCCTCATACAGCTCAGGATGGGTCAATGGAAGCTCAACGGCCTCTTTAATTTCTTGAATCTGAGCGTCTAACCCACCAATGTCAGCATAAGACTCCAGAGGAGCTTTCTCCACTTTCATCACAGATACCATAGGATCAACTTCATCTTGCAGTATACCAACCACAGACAGAACCTGAAGAAGCAAAGGCATGTTTGAGTGAGTTAGCAGTTAGTTGTAAAGGATCCACTAATGCATGTGCGCACCAAAACGATTGTTATCCATGGAAAGCACCCGGTGAGCACATCGAGTATGTAAGGAAAGAGTCTAGGACAACTGCTAGAGGCTACAAAGGACTCTAAAATGAATACATGTATAATGGTTGAAAATGAAAGGCAGTGCAGCCTTGGCATAGCATACAGAATCAATCACCACTCCGGGAACTGAAACATATGAATCTGAACAGTCAGGAGAACCTAGTTAAGTGCTAACCCTTAGTTGGTCATCCTTGATTCGAGAAACAACCTCTAAACCCTAACCACCTTAATTTATCAGGTACAGCATTAGACAAATCGCTAAAACAACAAGGTTTCGATACATTAGCCCAACTCCTCAGTAGAAACCACCAATCCGCAGGGCCATAGTTTTCTGATGAATCTCAGTTCCATGGTTCGCTTAATCTATGTTGAAACCTGGATTAACTGGACAATAGACGAGAGCCTAAAGTTCCCCGTCCATTCTACAAAAATTCCCCCAACCTAACAACAATTAACCCCAGAGGTACAGATACTTAAATCGCCTTCAAAAATCCAACCTCTCCCAAATCAGCAGGGATCAGCTTAGTAGATCGGGGATACTTAGATCGAGGAGGTTAAGGGGGCTGGTAGTAGTAGATCCGCTCGTGCCTAGTAGATTAAGTAGCGGGtaggggggaa from Setaria italica strain Yugu1 chromosome II, Setaria_italica_v2.0, whole genome shotgun sequence encodes the following:
- the LOC101781961 gene encoding SCAR-like protein 2, which encodes MAALPLGPSNEQEPPEGEAVLEGLAMAGLVAVLRQLGDLAELAAEVLDGLQDQVMAVSARGRRLAMRAKRLQADLTPSIHNKPNHRLDWHPRRNLNHHHQHGVGEAPPRSIVDHIKRCRGPPNLSALDRFDAHGEGACLKRYTDPSFFRTCHSDDCRSQTDASEKQSLGFLSMLRQLTHRQTPGSLINLPKYYESSAEKDYSETGSSPEPHMEMEKAKENRPGQSNDSPTSNCCSDYVGNCSDELERTSSFEAWLSPGARFSTHEYETADGTVHHAKQDSEAAETSCNKGVSIEDTNADTPPLVPIPPMQWLSVKVHTGPITYRNSFGRNRVNRAGGKILKTTELSEPAIHSYEAWSEAEGTNQQQVFNHKGPEISSCRGTTVSDSEANKPSQADSASGQGDEDSLHHENVLFSAVEQLAGMSPPWVPRPKHPLPEVASQDRITLRNGPSPIHRSRSILDSRTAMLHQIKDKDK
- the LOC101782638 gene encoding 26S proteasome regulatory subunit 4 homolog, whose product is MGQGTPGGMGKQGGAGDRKPGDGADKKDKKFEPPAAPSRVGRKQRKQKGAEAAARLPNVAPLSKCRLRLLKLERVKDYLLMEEEFVAAQERLRPQEDKAEEDRSKVDDLRGTPMSVGSLEEIIDESHAIVSSSVGPEYYVGILSFVDKDQLEPGCSILMHNKVLSVVGILQDEVDPMVSVMKVEKAPLESYADIGGLDAQIQEIKEAVELPLTHPELYEDIGIRPPKGVILYGEPGTGKTLLAKAVANSTSATFLRVVGSELIQKYLGDGPKLVRELFRVADELSPSIVFIDEIDAVGTKRYDAHSGGEREIQRTMLELLNQLDGFDSRGDVKVILATNRIESLDPALLRPGRIDRKIEFPLPDIKTRRRIFQIHTSKMTLADDVNLEEFVMTKDEFSGADIKAICTEAGLLALRERRMKVTHADFKKAKEKVMYKKKEGVPDGLYM